The region TCGATTACCGCGAATTCCGCGCTGCTGTCGTGGCAGGTGGAGCAGGATTCCACGCGGGTATTCGGCTCCGTCGCCAGGATGGCGTGCACTTCGGTAATCAGGCTGTCATGGCAGGACGTACAGGCCGCACGCTCCGGCAACTTCTCGGAAACCACACCCTCGCCATCGCTGATGACCGTGGGCAGGGCCTCTTCGGCCAGGGGCAGTTCATAAGAACCTTCGACGTGGCAGATCTCGCAATTGCGCAGGTCGCCGGGGAACCCGATGTGGGTAAAGTCGAAGGGTGTGCTGCCGAAGCCAAACACCGTGTAGTCCGTTTCAAGATCGGCGCCACGGTGAATCTGGTGGACCATATCCTTGAAATTGATGGTTTCAGGCGGAAGCATTTCCGCGGGACGGCGGCTGATGTCCGTACCGTTGGGATTGTGGCACATCACGCAGTATTCCACACCCACGCGCAGACTGCCATGCAGACGCAGGTCGCTGTGGCACACGTTACACTTTTCATTGTCCACGATCTGCCGGCGTTCGACAGGTTCGCTGCCGTCCGTCGTGAAGATCATGCGACCGTTGCTCGAAGTACCCTGCGTGACCGTGGTTCCGTTGTTGTCGAAATCAAGCCGACCGTCCATGGCCACCGCGAAGGTGTCGGTGGAGGCCAGGGGCACTTCCCGTACAAAGGTATAGTTGAAGGTGCCGTCGCCATTCGAGACGGCATTGGCGGCGGTGATGGTCTCGCGCACCGAGGTCTGGTAATCACTGACGGGGTAGGCCAGCGTGGCCGCGACCGTACGAATCGCCGTCAGGTCGGTGTAGGGTTCGCCGGCGCCGTTGGCGGCGGTGAAGTTGATGGTCACGGCTACGCCGGTCTCGGTCTCGGCGGTCGTGGTCTCGTTAACCGTGAACGCAAGTCCCGGCGCGAGGGGGCTGTCGGTCGCCAGACGGTGCGCTTCCATGATGGGCGCGGGTCCGGGGGCCGTGGGCGTGTGGCACAGGGCGCAGAGGCTGTTGTCCACCTGCTGCCCGGCGATGTGGTTGGTGAAGCCTTCGGGCGTGCCGAGGGGATCGCCGAACCAGGTGCGGTCGTGGCAGGAGGCGCAACCCTCAATCGTGGGGTTGTTCATATGGACTTCGCCCTGGGGCGCGTTTTCGTGGCAGACGGCGCAATTCTGGACCGGCTGCGGAAACGTGACGTGCGAGAAGT is a window of Candidatus Hydrogenedentota bacterium DNA encoding:
- a CDS encoding OmcA/MtrC family decaheme c-type cytochrome translates to MLVKGLPSSRGTSTKWYALLALLFSGVLIAGCPPDPDPDPDPDPDPIPVLPVSTSPGLNVEITKIVIPEDLRPLVSFTITDDAGELIPLRELTDARFALAYLDPEPGEGGVAGYISYTTRTRVSSTGEEVLQYTTDSARLAGVTQIVDGTLTYKFETALPEDYLTTASHQVAGQFRRLFPIDEVTYPANAVLAFRPDGGTEVATRELVTTESCNQCHTRLSAHGTRREVQYCIMCHSTGSLDDEGVSIDFADMVHKIHRGSDLPSVQAGEPYIVQGTDFSHVTFPQPVQNCAVCHENAPQGEVHMNNPTIEGCASCHDRTWFGDPLGTPEGFTNHIAGQQVDNSLCALCHTPTAPGPAPIMEAHRLATDSPLAPGLAFTVNETTTAETETGVAVTINFTAANGAGEPYTDLTAIRTVAATLAYPVSDYQTSVRETITAANAVSNGDGTFNYTFVREVPLASTDTFAVAMDGRLDFDNNGTTVTQGTSSNGRMIFTTDGSEPVERRQIVDNEKCNVCHSDLRLHGSLRVGVEYCVMCHNPNGTDISRRPAEMLPPETINFKDMVHQIHRGADLETDYTVFGFGSTPFDFTHIGFPGDLRNCEICHVEGSYELPLAEEALPTVISDGEGVVSEKLPERAACTSCHDSLITEVHAILATEPNTRVESCSTCHDSSAEFAVIDVHNMGP